Proteins encoded in a region of the Candidatus Nitrosomarinus catalina genome:
- a CDS encoding YbgA family protein, which produces MQIVIDHRVCQVTELKKDETMMQNYHKVLTQKEIKEFVLDKFQNVKKSNKVKELVEFQAMNKFLIMAHNQEELKVLGRIVASNKKVKFSEMLEEYEKNLGLCLQFKPTIKTHSNVIMHIFGFFSKEFSHLERDKFFDLLKNYKNETITIGDILAEIHPIVFRFNKTYLAGQTYFLLYSNPANGNIFKILENQK; this is translated from the coding sequence ATGCAAATTGTAATCGATCATCGTGTATGTCAAGTTACGGAATTAAAAAAGGATGAAACCATGATGCAAAACTATCACAAAGTGTTAACTCAAAAAGAAATCAAAGAATTTGTTCTAGATAAATTTCAAAATGTAAAAAAAAGTAACAAAGTAAAAGAATTAGTTGAATTTCAAGCAATGAACAAGTTTTTGATAATGGCCCACAATCAAGAGGAGCTCAAGGTATTAGGCAGAATTGTTGCCAGCAACAAAAAAGTAAAATTTTCAGAAATGTTAGAAGAGTATGAAAAAAATCTCGGTTTATGTTTACAGTTTAAACCTACAATCAAAACACACAGCAATGTAATAATGCATATTTTTGGTTTTTTTTCCAAGGAGTTTTCTCATCTAGAAAGAGACAAATTTTTTGATTTATTAAAAAATTATAAAAATGAAACAATCACAATAGGAGACATACTTGCAGAAATTCATCCAATAGTATTCAGATTTAATAAAACATACCTTGCTGGACAAACATATTTTCTACTATATTCTAATCCAGCAAATGGAAATATATTCAAAATTTTAGAAAATCAAAAATAA
- a CDS encoding transcription initiation factor IIB, translating to MLTELVHQENCKKHEIVTDMHTGEIACSNCGIVSSEPIVDLGAEMPGGSSADYQNNSRVGAKRSLKMIDMGLSTLIEAKDKDVTGKSLSVENRRMFYRLRMWDRNSRSAVTSKSFQKAFTLLDAISSKLGLPESVVEESAYLFRKIAARKILAGRSTAAMLSATIYATCRITDTPRTLQDISDAANIKKKVLQRTYRFLAKEMDISPESYTPSEFVTRIAKGLTLSEKTQRLSFKILDLCAKKHVSTSKNPMAMAAAAIHLAATTNGEKVSQLKISKMSGISAVTIRERRKEIVNKIGDVKVG from the coding sequence ATGTTAACTGAATTAGTACATCAAGAAAATTGTAAGAAACATGAAATAGTTACAGACATGCATACTGGGGAGATTGCATGTAGTAACTGCGGAATAGTATCATCAGAACCAATTGTTGATCTAGGAGCTGAAATGCCAGGAGGAAGTTCAGCAGATTACCAAAATAATTCAAGAGTTGGAGCAAAAAGATCTTTAAAGATGATAGACATGGGACTGTCTACATTAATTGAAGCTAAAGATAAGGACGTAACAGGTAAATCACTGTCAGTAGAAAACAGACGAATGTTTTACAGATTAAGAATGTGGGACAGAAACAGTCGCTCAGCTGTCACATCAAAATCGTTTCAAAAGGCATTCACTTTACTTGATGCAATAAGTTCAAAGCTAGGTCTGCCTGAATCAGTAGTCGAAGAAAGTGCATATTTGTTTAGAAAAATTGCAGCAAGAAAGATTCTTGCAGGAAGATCAACAGCAGCTATGTTATCTGCCACAATTTATGCAACATGCAGAATTACAGATACGCCTAGAACACTACAAGACATTTCTGATGCAGCAAACATTAAGAAAAAAGTTCTACAAAGAACATACAGATTCCTTGCAAAAGAGATGGACATATCACCTGAGTCATACACACCATCAGAATTTGTCACCAGAATTGCAAAGGGGTTAACTTTGTCAGAAAAAACACAAAGACTTAGCTTCAAAATACTTGATTTGTGCGCAAAAAAGCACGTTTCTACAAGTAAAAATCCAATGGCCATGGCAGCAGCTGCAATACACCTAGCAGCAACAACCAATGGTGAAAAAGTATCACAGCTAAAAATATCCAAAATGTCAGGAATTAGTGCTGTTACCATAAGAGAAAGAAGAAAAGAAATTGTCAATAAGATAGGAGATGTAAAAGTTGGGTAG
- a CDS encoding NAD(P)H-binding protein — translation MSEIVTQTKPYDILVTGASGFIGKKLLNKLTDSGFTVTAMSRSKYPDTETVKRVQADAFDVDSLTQATTGIETAFYLLHSMEGSKKEWAEFANREKQQAQNFLKAATDSGVKRIIYLGGLVNEGLELSKHMRSRHDVGKILASGSIPVTELRASVIVGAEGGSYAMLRYLVERLPFMVCPKWVKSQTQPIAVENVVDYLIGAMKNSETAGKILEIGGPDTMTYEQLMRLYSSILNRNLMIIQIPFLTPRLSSYWIDLVTPVKASLARPLVDSLVHDSVVKDKTGQKMIPVQLEHMTQAIQTAREEAKSFNSISKSEGEKTSYKMNQKILLITLCAMAFIGTTYYWLDDRTDVWEIPWLIGSLIWYAAILFAISFVKQKARLGYLIGGILAWVTLAFWLFDNFYVVFELSLVASEPSLEITIRNFIGAAIAGLAIFSSHNVFHKVRVYQVRGKPVSESASAEVPQGARPVYNTDFS, via the coding sequence TTGTCTGAGATTGTTACGCAAACTAAGCCATACGATATTTTGGTAACTGGTGCTAGTGGTTTTATTGGAAAAAAACTCTTGAATAAATTAACTGATTCTGGATTTACAGTCACGGCAATGTCTAGATCAAAATACCCTGATACTGAAACTGTTAAACGTGTTCAGGCAGATGCATTTGATGTTGACTCTTTAACCCAGGCTACAACAGGCATTGAAACAGCATTTTATTTACTACATTCCATGGAAGGCTCAAAAAAAGAATGGGCTGAATTTGCTAATCGTGAAAAACAGCAGGCTCAAAATTTCTTAAAGGCTGCAACTGATTCTGGTGTAAAGAGAATCATATATCTCGGTGGCTTAGTCAATGAAGGTTTAGAATTATCAAAACATATGAGAAGTAGACATGATGTTGGAAAAATTCTGGCAAGTGGATCTATTCCTGTAACTGAATTACGAGCATCTGTAATTGTTGGTGCTGAAGGTGGTTCTTATGCTATGCTGAGATATTTAGTTGAAAGATTACCTTTCATGGTTTGTCCAAAATGGGTTAAATCCCAAACACAGCCTATTGCAGTTGAAAATGTTGTTGATTACTTAATTGGTGCAATGAAAAATTCTGAAACTGCAGGAAAAATTTTAGAAATTGGTGGACCTGATACAATGACATATGAACAATTAATGAGATTGTATTCTTCTATCCTTAATAGAAATTTAATGATTATTCAAATCCCTTTCTTAACTCCTAGACTTTCTTCATATTGGATTGATTTAGTAACTCCAGTTAAAGCATCTTTGGCAAGACCTCTTGTTGATAGTTTGGTGCATGATTCTGTTGTTAAAGATAAAACTGGACAAAAAATGATACCCGTTCAATTAGAACATATGACTCAAGCAATTCAGACTGCTAGGGAAGAAGCAAAATCTTTCAACTCTATTTCTAAATCTGAAGGAGAAAAAACTTCGTATAAAATGAATCAAAAAATTCTCTTAATTACTTTATGTGCAATGGCTTTCATTGGTACCACCTACTATTGGTTAGATGATAGAACTGATGTTTGGGAAATTCCTTGGTTAATTGGTTCATTGATTTGGTATGCTGCTATTTTGTTTGCAATATCTTTTGTCAAACAGAAGGCTCGTTTGGGTTATTTGATAGGTGGAATTCTTGCTTGGGTTACTCTGGCATTTTGGCTATTTGATAACTTTTATGTTGTATTTGAACTCTCATTGGTCGCATCTGAGCCTAGCTTGGAAATTACAATTAGAAATTTCATTGGTGCGGCAATTGCTGGATTGGCTATATTCTCCTCCCACAATGTATTTCATAAAGTACGAGTTTATCAAGTCCGAGGAAAACCTGTATCTGAATCTGCTTCTGCAGAGGTACCTCAAGGTGCCAGACCGGTTTATAATACTGACTTTTCATAA
- a CDS encoding peptidylprolyl isomerase — translation MSNKVKCSHILVEKQSQALEILEEIKNGKKFGAAAKEISTCPSSKKEGDLGYFTKGMMVKEFEDVAFTLNIGEVSQPVKTEFGYHIIKRLG, via the coding sequence ATGTCAAATAAAGTCAAATGTTCACACATACTAGTTGAAAAACAAAGTCAAGCACTAGAAATTTTAGAAGAAATCAAAAATGGTAAAAAATTTGGTGCCGCAGCCAAAGAAATTTCCACATGTCCCAGTAGCAAAAAAGAAGGAGACCTAGGATACTTTACAAAAGGAATGATGGTAAAAGAATTTGAAGATGTTGCATTCACATTAAACATCGGAGAAGTATCCCAACCAGTAAAAACAGAATTCGGATACCACATCATTAAAAGACTAGGCTAA
- a CDS encoding TATA-box-binding protein, producing the protein MPQTKPVIAIVNVVASATIDQKLDLVDITKKFPDVEYHPEQFPGAVFRLKNPKTATLLFSSGKMVCTGAKSQELAETAVSNVVKILRKGKIKIKKDAVVSIQNIVSSINLGGKVNLEQAARTLPRSMYEPEQFPGLIHRMLDPKTVILIFASGKLVCVGAKLEKEIHRSVHQIHSLLEEKDLMVYD; encoded by the coding sequence ATGCCACAAACAAAACCAGTAATTGCAATTGTAAACGTTGTTGCATCTGCAACAATTGATCAGAAATTAGATTTAGTTGATATTACAAAAAAATTCCCAGATGTAGAATATCATCCAGAACAATTCCCAGGAGCAGTATTTAGATTAAAGAATCCAAAGACTGCAACGTTGCTATTTAGTTCAGGTAAAATGGTATGTACCGGTGCCAAATCTCAAGAATTAGCAGAAACAGCTGTTTCCAACGTTGTTAAAATTTTAAGAAAAGGTAAAATTAAAATCAAAAAAGACGCCGTAGTTTCAATTCAAAATATCGTATCATCAATCAACCTTGGAGGCAAAGTCAACTTGGAGCAAGCAGCAAGAACACTTCCAAGAAGTATGTACGAACCGGAACAATTCCCAGGTCTTATTCACAGAATGCTTGACCCAAAGACAGTCATCTTGATTTTTGCATCAGGAAAACTTGTTTGTGTTGGAGCTAAACTTGAGAAAGAGATTCATCGCTCAGTACACCAAATTCATAGTCTATTAGAAGAAAAAGACTTGATGGTTTACGATTAA
- a CDS encoding cobalamin B12-binding domain-containing protein codes for MVYIRAKKVKSDQYLYLVKSVWDSKKSTSKQEIVKYLGKASEVIKDDIPEEFRNDPKILSVLASYNPEDIKKREDATKKSKQQLFKKLTDGNLEECIKIYKNYVDIFNVPDFFDKILRPVMSKIGSDWANGKLAIATEHVASNVAQTLVKIIMEQVSGAGNKKKVMLCVPVGEEHHMGCDVLETYLTIKGFKVFNMGTSIPTDSIMEFISMKKPDVILISITIEDNVSAGQRLAKKIREYCKTPILIGGYALQQDNPPKFEGNVVGDMSLEEIPKIIRKIPLTN; via the coding sequence ATGGTCTACATTAGGGCTAAAAAAGTCAAATCAGATCAATATCTCTATTTAGTAAAAAGTGTCTGGGACTCAAAAAAGAGTACATCAAAACAGGAGATTGTAAAATATCTAGGAAAAGCCTCAGAAGTAATAAAAGATGACATTCCCGAGGAATTCAGAAATGATCCCAAAATATTATCAGTTTTGGCATCATATAACCCTGAAGACATAAAAAAAAGAGAAGATGCGACAAAAAAATCAAAACAGCAATTATTTAAAAAATTGACAGATGGTAACCTGGAGGAATGTATTAAAATTTATAAAAATTACGTGGACATATTTAACGTACCAGACTTTTTTGACAAGATTCTAAGACCCGTAATGAGCAAAATAGGTTCAGACTGGGCAAATGGCAAATTAGCAATCGCAACAGAACATGTTGCCAGTAATGTAGCACAAACTTTAGTAAAAATCATTATGGAACAAGTATCAGGTGCAGGAAATAAAAAGAAAGTAATGTTATGCGTACCCGTGGGGGAAGAGCACCACATGGGATGTGATGTGTTGGAAACATATCTTACAATAAAAGGATTCAAAGTTTTCAATATGGGCACATCAATTCCGACAGACTCAATTATGGAATTTATCAGTATGAAAAAACCAGATGTTATTTTAATTTCAATAACAATTGAAGATAACGTATCTGCAGGACAAAGACTAGCAAAAAAAATTAGAGAATATTGTAAAACACCAATTTTAATCGGAGGATATGCATTACAACAGGACAACCCTCCAAAATTTGAAGGTAATGTGGTAGGCGATATGAGTTTAGAAGAGATTCCAAAAATTATTAGAAAAATACCATTAACTAATTAA
- a CDS encoding phytoene desaturase family protein yields the protein MSLPTIVIGAGVGGLTTGAMLANNGHNVMILEKSSKLGGRTAAMEYKNHILDNGFHIMPFYKKSAIFTILKNLGIESRLKLAKVDDIAFYAETGFHIYPKGMVDLLKLSLIPFKSRVRLLKLLLPLAFSSIEKTELWDEIPLTKITSDLDADTNAFFEAVCMLAFADTADHISLGEFARTIIRANPFKGGTSEFAYPDGGGYDSICKVLGEFILEKKGEIHTKQSVKKVIVENSKVTGVVVSDSPNSEKFIETNSVVISYPAYTALNQLFDENVIDKKFVQKIDKLNKTTSVVEVHFALNSQIDTRQVVFPVGDNYVTKGIFFISNITPSVSPKGEHLIIAGTPVLPSETEDPEKIKSIVSKMKQEISSIYPTFDSSLLWERPMAWKLVESVVKEPGKVWKSKMPHQIPGIDGLFFVGDSTVSYGIGTDSAAHSSILCAPKIESFLNS from the coding sequence ATGTCTTTACCGACAATTGTAATTGGTGCTGGTGTTGGTGGATTAACTACGGGTGCAATGTTGGCAAACAACGGTCATAACGTAATGATCTTAGAAAAATCTTCAAAATTGGGTGGGAGGACCGCTGCTATGGAATACAAAAATCACATTTTGGATAACGGTTTTCACATAATGCCATTTTACAAAAAATCTGCTATCTTTACTATTTTAAAAAATTTGGGAATAGAATCTCGATTAAAATTGGCAAAAGTTGATGATATTGCATTTTATGCAGAAACCGGTTTTCATATCTATCCAAAAGGGATGGTTGATTTACTAAAATTATCCTTAATTCCATTCAAAAGTAGAGTTAGACTTTTGAAATTATTATTGCCCTTGGCTTTTTCTTCTATAGAAAAAACTGAATTATGGGATGAAATACCTTTAACAAAAATTACTAGTGATCTGGATGCTGATACAAATGCATTCTTTGAAGCCGTATGCATGTTAGCTTTTGCCGACACTGCAGATCATATATCTTTAGGTGAATTTGCTAGAACCATTATTAGAGCAAATCCGTTTAAGGGCGGTACTAGCGAATTTGCATATCCTGATGGTGGTGGATATGATTCTATCTGCAAGGTTCTAGGTGAATTTATTTTAGAAAAGAAAGGTGAAATCCATACAAAGCAATCTGTAAAAAAAGTGATTGTTGAGAACTCTAAAGTTACTGGAGTTGTTGTAAGTGATTCACCTAATTCTGAAAAGTTTATTGAAACAAACTCTGTTGTTATTTCTTATCCTGCATACACTGCATTGAATCAATTATTTGATGAAAATGTAATTGATAAAAAATTTGTTCAAAAAATTGATAAATTAAACAAAACAACTTCTGTAGTTGAAGTTCATTTTGCATTAAATTCTCAAATTGACACACGACAAGTTGTATTTCCCGTAGGTGATAATTATGTCACAAAGGGCATTTTTTTCATATCAAACATTACTCCTTCTGTATCTCCTAAAGGTGAGCATTTGATAATTGCAGGAACTCCTGTATTACCTTCTGAAACTGAGGACCCTGAAAAAATTAAAAGTATTGTCAGCAAAATGAAGCAAGAGATATCATCAATTTACCCAACATTTGACTCTTCATTATTATGGGAACGTCCAATGGCCTGGAAACTAGTGGAGTCTGTTGTAAAAGAACCTGGAAAAGTTTGGAAATCAAAAATGCCTCATCAAATTCCTGGAATAGATGGCTTGTTTTTTGTCGGTGACTCTACTGTGAGTTATGGAATTGGAACTGATTCTGCTGCACACAGCTCAATTTTATGTGCTCCAAAAATCGAATCTTTTTTAAATTCTTAA